TCGGACTGGGCATCAACCCCGCGCATCCCGAACTGGTCTCAGGTCTGAAGGGAATCCGCGATGGACGCGACGGACGCGCCCATCGCATCGCCGCCGAACTGGAGAGGATCGGCATCCATGGCGCCTACGAGGGTGCGGCGCGCTTCGCCGAGAAAGCCTCCATCATCAGCCGCGCCCACTTCGCCCGCTTCCTCGTCGAGAAGAAGATCTCCCCCGACGTGAAAAGCGTCTTCGATCATTACCTCGCCAAGGGCAAGCCCGGCTACGTGCCGCACGAGTGGGCCTCGTTGGAGGATGCGCTGCGCTGGATCACCGAAGCCGGCGGCGTGGCGGTGCTGGCGCATCCGCTGCGCTACCGCGTCAGCCGCGAGGAACTGCGTGTCTTCCTCGGCGAATTCAAGGAGCGCGGGGGCCAGGGCATCGAGGTGGCTTGCGGCGCGCACACGCCGGAGGAGGTGAAAGAGTGCGCCCGCCTGGCACGCCACTTCGGCCTCAAGGCCTCGGTCGCTTCGGACTTCCACGGCCCGGGCGAGAGCTATGCCGACCTCGGCATGACGCCGCCGCTGCCGGACG
The window above is part of the Denitratisoma sp. genome. Proteins encoded here:
- a CDS encoding 3',5'-nucleoside bisphosphate phosphatase produces the protein MKADLHCHSNVSDGLLPPAEVAYRAADRGVELLALTDHDDIAGLREARAAAEVRGLRFLDGSEISVSWRDDASFHVVGLGINPAHPELVSGLKGIRDGRDGRAHRIAAELERIGIHGAYEGAARFAEKASIISRAHFARFLVEKKISPDVKSVFDHYLAKGKPGYVPHEWASLEDALRWITEAGGVAVLAHPLRYRVSREELRVFLGEFKERGGQGIEVACGAHTPEEVKECARLARHFGLKASVASDFHGPGESYADLGMTPPLPDDLVPIWRDLI